A single window of Granulicella sibirica DNA harbors:
- a CDS encoding response regulator, which yields MSDPIRIMLVEDHQVVRQGLVALLSSIDELEVVGSVGDGVEAVAMFRTLKPDVTLMDLQLPKMGGVEAIKQIRAEFPEARVVVLTTYDGDEDIFRALQAGARGYMLKGMPFDELLKTIQAVHAGKSRITSPVAEKLAERVSGQQLTARELSVLERIVAGRANKEIAADLFISEATVKTHVNSLLGKLGVVDRTQAATVALQRGFVHLG from the coding sequence GTGTCCGATCCAATCCGCATCATGCTGGTCGAAGACCACCAGGTCGTGCGCCAGGGACTCGTCGCCCTGCTCTCCTCCATCGACGAACTCGAAGTCGTCGGATCTGTCGGAGACGGAGTCGAAGCAGTCGCCATGTTCCGCACCCTCAAACCCGACGTCACCCTCATGGACCTCCAACTCCCCAAAATGGGCGGCGTCGAAGCCATCAAGCAAATCCGTGCCGAGTTCCCCGAAGCCCGCGTCGTCGTCCTGACCACCTACGATGGCGACGAAGACATCTTCCGCGCCCTCCAGGCCGGGGCCAGGGGCTACATGCTTAAAGGCATGCCCTTCGACGAGCTCCTCAAGACCATCCAGGCCGTCCACGCCGGCAAATCCCGCATCACCTCGCCCGTGGCCGAAAAGCTCGCCGAGCGCGTCAGCGGCCAGCAGCTCACCGCCCGCGAGCTCAGTGTCCTCGAACGCATCGTCGCCGGTCGTGCCAACAAGGAGATCGCCGCCGACCTCTTCATCTCCGAAGCCACGGTGAAGACCCACGTCAACAGCCTGCTCGGCAAACTGGGAGTCGTCGACCGCACCCAGGCCGCAACCGTAGCCCTCCAACGCGGCTTCGTGCATCTCGGGTGA
- a CDS encoding sensor histidine kinase, giving the protein MVLAIALALLTQPTHAQDLRYLHHQSWSTEDGLPQNSVHQILQTPDGFLWLSTEAGIARFDGIAFKTFSHTNDPAFLSDDACCLASSTNGDLWIGTPDGLILYRNQHFKRFDEKNGLPSRTVRALQPSRDGSLFITTDNGSAQWIPDHFITAPTQPSSPGINAPDGSIWTYTNTEVSRHSSTSSKQWKVGATLPGTRVETLFVDRAGTAWIGTNDGLSILTKDASTATPVPALNGNPVLQVFEDTEGNYWIGTESSGLHILRPQKFRTEPSLENQAVTAITETGNHTIWIGTREDGLRGLGPGVTPHPETLTSPVILSLAPGLQGSVWAGTPDGLNHVAANGNVQHITSAEGLPDDYIQSLLADPDGSVWIGTRHGLVHLTGDKMEILTRAQGLGGDLIGTLFRAQNGTLWIGTSTGLSTLAPDGKIDTFTTRNGLPEGIVTAITEDREGELWVATKGVGLSRLIQNTFHSIDVEALSSPINGISAGPQGYLWLRRDRGIDRILIAGLDKCAETNTPCTPNSNHYGLADGMPSEEKVAAGSPVLWSMANGELWFSTRRGVAILDPAHLPINPIPPPVAIEQFSVDELPIDTTANPIQIPFGHTRFTIDYAALSFTAPSEIRYRFLLEGFDRAWTDAGTRRTATYTNLPPGGYTFRVQAMNNDGLWNEAGATLPFRVIPPFYRRWWFATLVILAIAAISIALYRLRLRRLQARFDLVLNERNRMAREIHDTLAQDFVGVSIQLDIVSQLLQLTKVEAAIKQVQQTRKLVTDGLADARQSIWELRANLSQDSLPTRLAKVVERYSGDTLKIHLKISGAYRQLDNRIENEVLRIAQESLSNIQRHARAAEASIDLFYESDMLVLIVEDKGQGFAMDEAAKAQGHFGLSGMNERAKVLGASLDIVSSLGKGTKITLSTPIAGAKE; this is encoded by the coding sequence TTGGTCCTTGCCATCGCCCTGGCCCTCCTAACTCAGCCCACCCACGCCCAGGACCTCCGCTACCTCCACCACCAATCCTGGTCCACCGAAGACGGCCTCCCCCAGAACAGCGTCCACCAGATCCTCCAAACCCCAGACGGTTTCCTCTGGCTCTCAACCGAAGCCGGCATAGCCCGCTTCGACGGCATCGCCTTCAAGACCTTCAGCCATACCAACGACCCCGCCTTCCTCAGCGACGACGCCTGCTGCCTCGCCTCCAGCACCAACGGCGACCTCTGGATTGGCACCCCCGACGGCCTCATCCTCTACCGCAACCAGCACTTCAAACGCTTCGACGAAAAGAACGGCCTCCCGTCCCGCACCGTCCGCGCCCTGCAACCCTCCCGTGACGGCTCCCTCTTCATCACCACAGACAACGGCTCCGCCCAGTGGATACCAGACCACTTCATCACCGCTCCAACTCAGCCCTCCAGCCCGGGCATCAATGCTCCGGACGGCAGCATCTGGACCTACACCAACACTGAAGTCAGCCGCCACTCAAGCACTTCGTCGAAGCAGTGGAAGGTAGGCGCCACCCTCCCGGGAACCCGGGTCGAAACCCTCTTCGTTGATCGCGCCGGAACCGCATGGATCGGCACCAACGACGGCCTCTCTATCCTCACAAAAGACGCCTCCACCGCGACCCCAGTCCCCGCCCTCAACGGCAACCCCGTCCTCCAGGTCTTCGAGGACACCGAAGGAAACTACTGGATCGGCACCGAATCCTCCGGCCTCCACATCCTTCGCCCCCAGAAGTTCCGTACCGAGCCCTCCCTCGAGAACCAGGCCGTCACCGCCATCACGGAGACCGGCAACCACACCATCTGGATCGGGACCCGAGAAGACGGACTCCGTGGCCTGGGCCCTGGAGTCACTCCCCACCCCGAAACCCTCACCAGCCCCGTAATCCTTTCGCTCGCCCCCGGCCTTCAAGGAAGCGTCTGGGCTGGCACCCCCGACGGCCTCAACCACGTCGCCGCCAACGGAAATGTCCAGCACATCACTTCCGCCGAGGGCCTCCCCGACGACTACATTCAATCCCTGCTCGCAGACCCCGACGGCTCCGTCTGGATCGGAACCCGCCACGGCCTCGTCCACCTCACCGGCGATAAAATGGAGATACTCACCCGCGCCCAGGGCCTCGGCGGAGACCTCATCGGAACCCTCTTCCGCGCCCAGAACGGTACGCTGTGGATAGGCACCTCCACCGGTCTCTCCACCCTCGCTCCCGACGGCAAGATCGACACCTTCACCACCCGCAACGGCCTCCCTGAAGGCATCGTCACGGCCATCACCGAAGACCGCGAAGGAGAACTCTGGGTCGCCACCAAGGGCGTCGGCCTAAGCCGCCTCATCCAAAACACCTTCCATTCAATCGACGTCGAAGCGCTGAGCAGCCCCATCAACGGCATCTCCGCCGGCCCCCAGGGCTACCTCTGGCTCCGCCGCGACCGGGGCATCGACCGCATCCTCATCGCCGGCCTCGACAAGTGCGCCGAAACCAACACCCCCTGCACGCCCAACAGTAACCACTACGGCCTCGCCGACGGCATGCCCAGCGAAGAGAAGGTAGCCGCCGGCTCCCCCGTCCTCTGGTCCATGGCCAACGGCGAGCTCTGGTTCTCCACCCGCCGCGGCGTAGCCATCCTTGACCCAGCCCACCTCCCCATCAATCCCATCCCACCGCCCGTCGCCATCGAGCAGTTCTCCGTCGACGAACTCCCCATCGACACCACCGCCAATCCCATCCAGATCCCCTTCGGCCACACCCGCTTCACGATCGACTACGCCGCCCTCAGCTTCACCGCGCCTTCCGAGATCCGCTACCGCTTCCTCCTCGAAGGCTTCGACCGCGCCTGGACCGACGCCGGCACCCGCCGCACCGCCACGTACACCAATCTGCCCCCCGGCGGCTACACCTTCCGCGTCCAGGCCATGAACAACGACGGCCTCTGGAACGAAGCCGGAGCCACCCTCCCCTTCCGCGTCATCCCGCCCTTCTATCGCAGATGGTGGTTCGCCACCCTCGTAATCCTGGCCATCGCGGCCATCTCGATCGCCCTTTACCGCCTCCGCCTCCGCCGCCTCCAGGCCCGCTTCGATCTCGTCCTCAACGAGCGCAACCGCATGGCCCGCGAGATCCACGACACCCTCGCCCAGGACTTCGTCGGCGTCTCCATCCAGCTCGACATCGTCTCCCAACTCCTCCAGCTCACCAAGGTCGAAGCCGCCATCAAGCAGGTCCAGCAGACCCGCAAGCTCGTCACCGACGGCCTCGCCGATGCCCGTCAAAGCATCTGGGAGCTCCGCGCCAACCTGTCCCAGGACAGCCTTCCCACCCGCCTCGCCAAGGTCGTAGAACGCTACTCCGGCGACACCCTCAAGATTCACCTGAAGATCAGCGGAGCCTACCGCCAACTCGACAACCGCATCGAGAATGAAGTCCTCCGCATCGCCCAGGAATCCCTCTCGAACATCCAGCGCCACGCCCGCGCCGCCGAGGCCTCTATCGACCTCTTCTACGAAAGCGATATGCTTGTCCTCATCGTCGAGGACAAGGGCCAGGGCTTCGCCATGGACGAAGCCGCAAAGGCTCAGGGTCACTTCGGACTAAGCGGCATGAACGAACGGGCCAAAGTTCTCGGAGCCAGTCTTGACATCGTAAGCAGCCTCGGCAAGGGAACGAAGATCACCCTCTCCACCCCCATCGCCGGAGCAAAGGAGTAA
- a CDS encoding response regulator — protein MRVRFWGTRGSIATPGPSTVKFGGNTLCVEVVTDAGQRIILDCGTGVRLLGMDMMKTPRPHRATILIGHTHWDHIQGFPFFAPVFIPGNEFTICAAEGLGNSLANVLAGQMEFTYFPVKLDELPGKITYRDLSEGAHDINGVRVLTQYLNHPAICLGYRIEADGVAVVYLTDHEPFSDTLWRADAEPGKLESILHPGDRRHAEFMAGADLVIHDSQYTPREYPSKKNWGHSTYEYAVELATVAGVKQLALIHHDPLHDDEMMAEIEQQAIQFAAEHSNGPRVFCACEGGEIVVIPSAATYQPEPTQQAPSVRPQSRLKVLVADDDSNIHLLAESALARDFDLSVADDGEQCLAAILESTPDLLVLDLNMPNMDGLTVLKRLRADTATDALPVLVLTAAGDEGSTRAAFEAGATDYLTKPFTIPQLTTRVTTCLARVLSKS, from the coding sequence ATGCGCGTACGTTTCTGGGGAACCCGAGGATCGATCGCCACACCCGGCCCATCCACGGTGAAATTCGGCGGCAACACCCTCTGCGTTGAAGTCGTCACCGACGCAGGCCAGCGCATCATCCTCGACTGCGGCACCGGCGTCCGCCTCCTCGGCATGGACATGATGAAGACCCCGCGCCCACACCGCGCCACCATCCTCATCGGCCACACCCACTGGGACCACATCCAGGGCTTCCCCTTCTTCGCTCCCGTCTTCATCCCCGGCAACGAGTTCACCATCTGCGCCGCCGAGGGCCTCGGAAACTCGCTCGCCAACGTACTCGCCGGCCAGATGGAGTTCACCTACTTCCCCGTCAAGCTCGACGAACTCCCCGGCAAGATCACCTACCGCGACCTCAGCGAAGGTGCCCACGACATCAACGGAGTCCGCGTCCTCACCCAGTACCTCAACCACCCCGCCATCTGCCTCGGCTATCGCATCGAGGCCGACGGCGTCGCAGTCGTCTACCTCACGGACCACGAGCCTTTCTCCGACACCCTCTGGCGCGCCGACGCCGAACCCGGCAAGCTCGAATCCATCCTCCACCCCGGCGACCGCCGCCACGCCGAGTTCATGGCCGGAGCCGACCTCGTCATTCACGACAGCCAGTACACCCCACGCGAATACCCCTCCAAGAAGAACTGGGGCCACAGCACCTACGAGTACGCCGTCGAACTCGCTACGGTAGCCGGGGTCAAACAGCTCGCGCTCATCCACCACGATCCCCTCCACGACGACGAGATGATGGCCGAAATTGAGCAGCAGGCCATCCAGTTCGCCGCTGAACATTCCAACGGCCCGCGCGTCTTCTGCGCCTGCGAAGGCGGCGAGATCGTTGTCATCCCCTCCGCCGCCACCTACCAGCCCGAACCCACCCAGCAAGCCCCCAGCGTCCGCCCCCAGAGCCGACTCAAGGTTCTCGTCGCCGACGACGACTCCAACATCCACCTCCTCGCCGAATCCGCCCTCGCCCGCGACTTCGATCTTTCCGTCGCCGACGACGGCGAACAGTGCCTCGCCGCCATCCTCGAAAGCACACCCGACCTCCTCGTCCTCGACCTCAACATGCCAAACATGGACGGCCTCACCGTCCTCAAGCGCCTCCGCGCCGATACCGCCACCGACGCCCTCCCCGTCCTCGTCCTCACCGCCGCCGGCGACGAAGGAAGCACCCGTGCCGCCTTCGAAGCCGGTGCCACCGACTACCTCACCAAGCCCTTCACCATCCCCCAACTCACCACCCGCGTCACGACCTGCCTCGCCCGCGTCCTGAGCAAGAGCTGA
- a CDS encoding ATP-binding protein has protein sequence MPDPVAAASSNAAAVLLNGMQFAVFERDDTGHFTPIITPPEWFETLIARGYAENPESLTSHFPALEGFLPVAEEFWQASSTPRLQSDFWTESDLEGNEYHLLAIAVTSGSRHFLAIERADATYINHQQLQLYAHEMVIQYETITRLNREVERATQAKSEFLATMSHEIRTPLNAILGMADLLAETHLDTEQRRYVDVFQRAGANLLGLINDILDLSKVESGHLELESVDFEPAEVIARVLDLTRVKASAKGLEVGSTLAADLPPVLIGDPLRLRQILINLLGNAMKFTDTGRLEVLVSQDPGDPTPGSLLFRVRDTGIGIPPEKLGSIFENFSQADSSTTRKYGGTGLGLAISRRLVEMMGGRIWVESIVGQGSTFLFTVKLGVSGRTELSPRTPETTAPNSLDLPAAHILLADDSEDNRFLLQEYLKRSPCILELAENGEIALGKMKFRHYDLVLMDAHMPVMDGYTATTKMREWESKQGAQPLPIIALTADAFKEALTQSMSAGCNAHLTKPISKTTLVAAIRRHALPCSQRPAQNAPVPASATAPVEQSISALAPRYLRNVEKELKALRLAEAAEDYTTIQRIGHNLHGTGKSFGFPYITEVGTTIELAARDHAIEQIRTAIADFGSYLEQLLTGIT, from the coding sequence ATGCCTGACCCCGTCGCCGCCGCCTCATCCAATGCCGCTGCCGTTCTGCTCAACGGCATGCAGTTCGCTGTCTTCGAGCGAGACGACACCGGCCACTTCACACCCATCATCACCCCACCAGAATGGTTCGAAACCCTCATCGCGCGCGGATACGCGGAAAACCCCGAGTCCCTCACCAGCCACTTCCCCGCGCTCGAAGGCTTTCTCCCCGTAGCCGAAGAGTTCTGGCAAGCCTCATCCACCCCACGCCTTCAATCCGACTTCTGGACCGAATCCGACCTCGAGGGCAACGAGTACCACCTACTCGCCATCGCCGTGACCTCCGGCTCACGCCACTTCCTCGCCATCGAGCGCGCCGACGCCACCTACATCAACCACCAGCAACTCCAGCTCTACGCCCACGAAATGGTCATCCAGTACGAGACCATCACCCGGCTTAACCGCGAAGTCGAGCGCGCCACCCAGGCCAAGAGCGAGTTCCTCGCCACCATGAGCCACGAGATCCGCACCCCGCTCAACGCCATCCTCGGCATGGCCGATCTCCTCGCCGAAACTCACCTGGACACAGAGCAGCGCCGCTACGTCGACGTCTTTCAGCGCGCCGGAGCAAACCTCCTCGGCCTCATCAACGACATCCTCGATCTCTCCAAGGTCGAGTCCGGCCACCTCGAGCTCGAGTCCGTCGACTTCGAGCCCGCCGAGGTCATCGCCCGCGTCCTCGACCTCACCCGCGTCAAGGCCTCCGCCAAGGGCCTCGAAGTCGGTTCCACGCTAGCCGCCGATCTCCCACCCGTTCTTATCGGCGACCCCCTCCGCCTCCGCCAGATCCTCATCAACCTCCTCGGCAACGCCATGAAGTTCACCGACACCGGCAGACTCGAAGTCCTGGTCAGCCAGGATCCCGGCGACCCCACCCCCGGCTCGCTCCTCTTCCGTGTCCGCGATACCGGCATCGGCATCCCCCCCGAAAAGCTCGGCTCCATCTTCGAGAACTTCTCCCAGGCCGACTCCTCCACCACCCGCAAATACGGAGGCACCGGCCTCGGCCTCGCCATCTCCAGGCGCCTCGTTGAGATGATGGGCGGCCGCATCTGGGTCGAGAGCATCGTCGGCCAGGGCAGCACCTTCCTCTTCACCGTCAAGCTCGGAGTCTCAGGCCGCACCGAACTCTCACCCCGCACACCCGAAACCACCGCGCCCAACTCCCTCGACCTCCCCGCCGCCCACATCCTCCTCGCCGACGACTCCGAAGACAACCGCTTCCTCCTCCAGGAGTACCTCAAGCGCTCCCCCTGCATCCTCGAGCTGGCCGAAAACGGCGAAATCGCTCTCGGCAAGATGAAGTTCCGCCACTACGACCTCGTCCTCATGGACGCCCACATGCCCGTCATGGACGGCTACACCGCCACAACGAAAATGCGCGAGTGGGAGAGCAAACAGGGAGCCCAACCCCTCCCCATCATCGCCCTCACAGCCGACGCCTTCAAGGAAGCACTCACCCAAAGCATGTCCGCCGGTTGCAACGCCCACCTCACCAAGCCCATCAGCAAGACAACCCTCGTCGCCGCCATCCGCCGCCACGCCCTCCCCTGTAGCCAGCGACCGGCTCAAAACGCGCCCGTGCCCGCCTCTGCAACCGCCCCCGTCGAGCAGTCCATCTCCGCCCTCGCACCCCGCTATCTCAGGAATGTCGAAAAGGAACTGAAAGCTCTTCGTCTTGCCGAAGCTGCCGAAGACTACACTACGATCCAACGGATCGGGCACAATCTTCACGGCACCGGAAAGAGCTTTGGCTTTCCCTACATCACCGAAGTAGGCACCACCATCGAGCTCGCCGCCAGGGACCACGCGATCGAACAAATCCGCACCGCGATCGCGGACTTCGGAAGCTATCTCGAGCAACTGCTGACAGGCATAACCTAG
- a CDS encoding Rab family GTPase — MIQKKICMIGSFGVGKTSLVARYVRSIFSDKYLTTLGVKIDKKALIVDDQEVNLMLWDLAGEDALTQIKPMQLRGSSGYILVADGTRASTLEAAIDLQSRVQAELGPVPFTCVVNKLDLRETWEIDEAALTRLADLGWTFLLTSARSGEGVQELFQTLAERMVREKKADA; from the coding sequence ATGATCCAGAAAAAGATCTGCATGATCGGCTCCTTCGGCGTCGGCAAGACCAGCCTTGTCGCCCGCTACGTCCGAAGTATCTTCTCCGACAAGTACCTCACCACGCTCGGCGTCAAAATCGACAAGAAAGCCCTCATCGTCGACGATCAGGAGGTCAACCTGATGCTCTGGGATCTCGCCGGGGAAGACGCCCTCACCCAGATCAAGCCCATGCAGCTTCGCGGCTCCTCCGGCTACATCCTCGTCGCCGACGGCACCCGAGCCAGCACCCTCGAGGCCGCGATCGACCTCCAATCCCGCGTCCAGGCAGAACTCGGCCCCGTCCCGTTCACCTGTGTCGTCAACAAGCTCGACCTGCGCGAAACCTGGGAGATCGACGAAGCAGCGTTAACACGCCTCGCGGACCTCGGCTGGACCTTCCTCCTGACCAGCGCCAGGAGCGGCGAGGGCGTCCAGGAGCTCTTCCAGACCCTCGCCGAACGCATGGTGCGTGAGAAAAAAGCCGATGCCTGA
- a CDS encoding OmpA family protein, which produces MADDLLTNQPNSGDGAADPDDTEDRLRQLRSLLLGPEVEQIAALRRRLDDPRLRSEELSTSIAEAIALRAKQDHKLQTTLQPLIEEALRISVARDPAMLATSLFPIIGDAVRKAVAHALQGMFDSLNLMLDRGLSFESWRWRFEAWRTGRSFGEVALTHSLSYRVEQVFLIHRETGLLLGHVAVSDGVVQDADLISGMLTAIQDFVRDSFGRAKSDELEDMQVGEFKLWLAHGPLALLAAVVSGQPPPELRQVFERELEAIHAEFSSALQTFDGDSSTVEGAKVNLQRCLLGGQKARVKKSYKAVWLAFAVILLAIAALIALRVRDNQRWADYVDRLRNEPGIVVIQDRRLWFRYSIAGLRDPLAVDPRSFLADSNIPENKVSQRWEPYQSLDPKFDGKRRMETEKAILEREVLHFDLNSAQLPMNQFEELEATEEEIKIIGRIALADGLPIQIEIYGHTDRTGKEDHNVELSQARARTVSNALLERGIPAYILSPSGVADSNPEHAAMETYPQELDRRVTFKLIMPAAHSKDTPR; this is translated from the coding sequence ATGGCCGATGACCTCCTAACCAATCAACCAAACAGCGGCGACGGCGCGGCTGACCCGGACGACACGGAAGACCGACTGCGTCAGCTTCGCTCTCTCCTGCTCGGCCCCGAGGTCGAGCAGATCGCAGCCCTGCGCCGCCGTCTCGACGACCCGCGCCTTCGCTCCGAAGAGCTCAGCACAAGCATCGCTGAAGCCATAGCCCTCCGCGCCAAACAAGATCACAAACTCCAGACCACCCTCCAGCCCCTCATTGAAGAAGCCCTCCGCATCTCCGTCGCGCGCGATCCCGCCATGCTCGCGACCTCGCTCTTCCCCATCATCGGTGACGCCGTTCGCAAGGCCGTGGCCCACGCCCTCCAGGGCATGTTCGATTCCCTCAACCTCATGCTCGACCGCGGCCTGTCCTTCGAGAGCTGGCGCTGGCGCTTCGAGGCGTGGCGCACCGGCCGCTCCTTCGGCGAAGTCGCCCTCACCCATAGCCTCAGCTACCGTGTCGAGCAGGTCTTCCTCATCCACCGCGAAACCGGCCTGCTCCTCGGCCACGTCGCCGTCAGCGATGGCGTCGTGCAGGATGCCGACCTCATCTCCGGCATGCTCACCGCCATCCAGGACTTCGTCCGCGACTCCTTCGGCCGCGCCAAGTCCGACGAGCTCGAAGACATGCAGGTCGGCGAATTCAAGCTCTGGCTAGCCCACGGCCCTCTCGCCCTCCTTGCCGCTGTCGTCAGTGGCCAACCCCCGCCAGAGCTCCGCCAGGTCTTTGAACGCGAACTCGAAGCCATCCATGCCGAGTTTTCCTCTGCCCTCCAAACCTTCGACGGAGACTCCTCGACCGTCGAAGGCGCAAAGGTCAACCTGCAACGTTGCCTTCTCGGAGGTCAGAAAGCCCGCGTCAAGAAGTCCTATAAGGCCGTCTGGCTCGCCTTCGCAGTCATCCTGCTCGCCATCGCGGCTCTCATCGCGCTGCGCGTCCGCGACAACCAGCGCTGGGCCGATTACGTCGATCGTCTCCGCAACGAGCCCGGCATCGTCGTCATTCAGGATCGCCGCCTCTGGTTCCGTTACTCCATCGCCGGCCTGCGCGATCCCCTCGCAGTCGACCCACGCTCCTTCCTCGCCGACTCGAACATCCCCGAAAACAAAGTCTCGCAGCGCTGGGAGCCCTATCAATCCCTCGATCCAAAGTTCGACGGCAAGCGCCGCATGGAAACCGAAAAGGCCATCCTCGAACGCGAGGTGCTCCACTTCGACCTCAACTCCGCCCAGCTCCCCATGAACCAGTTCGAGGAACTCGAAGCGACCGAAGAGGAGATCAAGATCATCGGCCGTATCGCCCTCGCCGACGGGCTGCCCATCCAGATCGAGATCTACGGACACACCGACCGCACCGGCAAAGAGGATCACAACGTCGAACTCAGCCAGGCGAGAGCCAGAACCGTCTCGAACGCCCTTCTCGAGCGCGGCATCCCTGCCTACATCCTCTCGCCCTCCGGCGTAGCCGATAGCAACCCCGAGCACGCCGCCATGGAAACGTATCCGCAGGAACTCGACCGGCGCGTCACCTTCAAACTCATCATGCCTGCCGCACACTCGAAGGACACCCCGCGATGA